Proteins found in one Campylobacter canadensis genomic segment:
- a CDS encoding type II secretion system protein, producing MKKGFTMIELIFVIVILGILAAVAIPKINATRDDAEKVKSAQNIVTLIGDLGSYYTAQGEFNADITKMTNVALTKATGTSGSASSTSDYTMKIGGDDKCLTLQINTNGKVTFKGNTTSSKNACKETLKLSTVKAAFGGKDLTASGANTHTIDYSASGVKLDF from the coding sequence ATGAAAAAAGGTTTTACAATGATTGAACTAATCTTTGTTATTGTTATTTTAGGTATATTAGCTGCTGTGGCTATTCCTAAGATTAATGCTACTAGAGATGATGCGGAGAAGGTTAAGTCAGCTCAAAATATTGTTACTTTAATTGGGGATTTAGGGTCTTATTATACGGCTCAGGGGGAATTTAATGCAGATATTACAAAAATGACTAATGTTGCATTAACAAAAGCTACTGGAACTAGTGGTAGTGCTAGCAGTACCAGTGATTATACAATGAAAATTGGCGGAGATGATAAATGCTTAACTTTACAAATAAACACGAATGGCAAAGTAACATTTAAAGGAAATACAACTAGTAGTAAGAATGCTTGTAAAGAAACTTTAAAATTATCAACAGTAAAAGCAGCTTTTGGTGGTAAAGATTTAACAGCTAGTGGCGCAAATACTCACACAATCGACTATTCAGCTTCAGGTGTTAAATTAGATTTCTAA